Proteins found in one Abyssibius alkaniclasticus genomic segment:
- a CDS encoding MATE family efflux transporter, which yields MSSPTQIGESSFAPEQNNSWPAHIRATLALGLPLIGAQLAQMLMGVTDTLMLGWLGTEALAATVLGTNILFVLMITGFGFGTAVGALAAGAQGAGDVRAVRRMVRMGMWVSLAYAALVMPIMFFTEEILIAIGQDPDLSAVADSYLTIARWSLVPNLLILVLRSFLSVLSRAGVVLIFTLGAAALNAMLNYALIFGNWGAPALGVEGAAWATLGSSTLSLLLLVVYVIRHKAVRKYEVMVRFWRADWPAFMEVLVVGWPIGLTLLAEVGLFSFSAVMMGWFGKIPLAAHGIALQLASVSFMIPLGLSQAATVRIGIARGRKDRLGVQRAGQVILLMGGGISLLAAALFVIIPETLIGLFQDAANPETAAVLAYGVPLMAVAGAFQLVDSIQVMAAGLLRGLKDTRVPMYFAMISYWIIGVPCAYLLSQYTALEGVGIWLGLATGLTVASVLGLWRYGMRERLGLV from the coding sequence ATGTCGAGCCCAACCCAAATTGGCGAATCAAGTTTTGCCCCTGAACAGAACAATAGCTGGCCTGCGCATATCCGCGCGACGCTGGCGCTTGGCCTGCCGCTGATCGGTGCGCAACTCGCGCAAATGCTGATGGGCGTGACCGATACGCTGATGCTTGGCTGGCTTGGCACCGAGGCGCTGGCCGCCACCGTGCTGGGCACCAATATTCTGTTCGTGCTGATGATCACCGGCTTTGGCTTTGGCACTGCCGTTGGCGCGCTGGCGGCCGGGGCCCAGGGGGCGGGCGATGTGCGCGCCGTGCGCCGCATGGTGCGCATGGGCATGTGGGTTTCGCTGGCCTATGCCGCGCTGGTCATGCCGATCATGTTTTTTACTGAAGAAATTCTGATCGCCATCGGGCAAGACCCGGACCTGTCGGCCGTGGCCGATTCGTATCTGACCATTGCGCGCTGGTCGCTCGTGCCGAACCTGCTCATCCTTGTGTTGCGCAGCTTCCTTTCGGTGCTGTCGCGCGCCGGTGTTGTGCTGATCTTCACGCTCGGGGCGGCCGCGCTGAACGCGATGCTGAACTATGCGCTGATCTTCGGCAACTGGGGAGCGCCAGCCTTGGGGGTTGAAGGCGCGGCCTGGGCGACGCTTGGCTCATCGACTCTGTCGCTGCTTTTGCTGGTGGTTTATGTGATCCGCCACAAGGCCGTGCGCAAATACGAAGTGATGGTGCGGTTCTGGCGCGCCGACTGGCCCGCCTTCATGGAGGTGCTGGTGGTTGGCTGGCCCATCGGGCTGACCTTGCTGGCCGAGGTTGGCCTGTTTTCCTTTTCTGCGGTGATGATGGGCTGGTTTGGCAAGATCCCGCTGGCCGCGCATGGCATTGCGCTACAGCTCGCCTCGGTCAGTTTCATGATACCGCTTGGCCTGTCGCAGGCCGCAACCGTGCGTATCGGCATTGCCAGGGGCCGCAAGGACAGGCTGGGTGTGCAACGCGCCGGGCAGGTTATTCTGCTGATGGGGGGCGGGATATCGCTACTGGCTGCGGCGCTGTTCGTGATCATCCCCGAAACGCTGATCGGCCTGTTTCAGGATGCCGCCAACCCCGAAACCGCCGCCGTGCTGGCTTACGGTGTGCCGCTTATGGCCGTGGCCGGGGCCTTTCAGCTTGTCGACAGTATTCAGGTGATGGCGGCGGGGCTGTTGCGCGGGCTTAAAGACACGCGCGTGCCCATGTATTTCGCGATGATTTCCTATTGGATAATCGGTGTGCCTTGCGCCTATCTGCTGTCGCAATATACCGCGCTTGAGGGCGTCGGCATCTGGCTGGGGCTGGCCACCGGGTTGACCGTGGCGTCGGTTCTGGGCCTGTGGCGCTATGGAATGCGTGAAAGGCTGGGGCTGGTCTAG
- a CDS encoding HIT domain-containing protein: MAYSYDDTNIFARILRGEIPCSKVLETEHALAFNDIAPQAPHHVLVIPKGAYVNYDDFASNATDAEIIGFNRAIGEVIAQLNAAPGDGGLGYRLVANTGEAGVQDVPHLHVHILGGRVLGRMLPAAQ; encoded by the coding sequence ATGGCCTATTCATACGACGATACCAATATTTTCGCCCGTATCCTGCGCGGCGAAATCCCGTGTTCCAAAGTGCTGGAAACTGAACATGCGCTGGCCTTCAACGATATCGCCCCGCAAGCCCCGCATCATGTGCTGGTCATCCCCAAGGGCGCTTATGTGAATTACGATGATTTTGCCAGCAATGCGACAGATGCCGAGATTATCGGCTTCAACCGCGCCATTGGCGAGGTGATTGCCCAGCTCAACGCCGCCCCCGGCGACGGTGGCCTTGGCTATCGGCTTGTCGCCAATACCGGCGAGGCCGGTGTGCAGGATGTGCCGCATCTGCATGTGCATATTCTGGGCGGGCGGGTGCTTGGCCGGATGTTGCCCGCAGCGCAGTAG
- the map gene encoding type I methionyl aminopeptidase, with the protein MEGLTPGRLTKNGIKLYEPADFAGMRAAGRLAAEVLDMIAEHVAPGVTTGELNDRIQAHVEGAGATSATIGYRGYQHASCISINHVVCHGIPGDKRLKDGDILNIDVTVILDGWFGDTSRMYVAGTLSRKAERLIEVTHDSLMKAIEQVRPGNTFGDIGAAIQRYAEAQRMSVVRDFCGHGLGRVFHAPPNVLHYGRWGTGPVLEPGMFFTIEPMINLGRPETKVLADDWTAVTKDKSLSAQFEHSVGVTETGCEVFTLSPAGKFHPTWG; encoded by the coding sequence TTGGAAGGTTTAACCCCCGGTCGTCTGACCAAGAACGGCATCAAGCTCTATGAACCCGCCGATTTTGCGGGGATGCGCGCGGCTGGCCGGCTGGCAGCCGAGGTGCTGGACATGATCGCCGAACATGTTGCCCCCGGCGTGACCACGGGTGAATTGAATGACCGTATCCAGGCGCATGTTGAAGGCGCGGGCGCGACCTCGGCCACCATCGGCTATCGTGGCTATCAGCACGCCTCGTGCATTTCGATCAACCATGTGGTGTGCCACGGGATTCCGGGCGACAAGCGGCTGAAAGACGGTGATATCCTGAATATCGACGTGACCGTCATTCTTGATGGCTGGTTCGGCGATACCAGCCGCATGTATGTGGCCGGCACGCTCAGCCGCAAGGCCGAACGGCTGATCGAGGTGACCCATGACAGCCTGATGAAAGCGATAGAGCAGGTTCGCCCCGGCAATACATTTGGCGATATCGGCGCGGCCATCCAGCGTTATGCCGAAGCGCAGCGCATGTCGGTTGTGCGCGATTTTTGCGGCCACGGGCTGGGGCGGGTGTTTCACGCGCCGCCCAACGTGCTGCATTACGGGCGTTGGGGCACCGGCCCCGTGCTGGAACCTGGCATGTTTTTCACCATCGAGCCGATGATCAACCTTGGCCGCCCCGAAACCAAGGTGCTGGCCGATGACTGGACCGCCGTGACGAAAGACAAATCGCTTTCGGCGCAGTTTGAGCATTCGGTCGGCGTCACCGAAACCGGCTGCGAGGTTTTCACGCTGTCGCCCGCAGGCAAGTTCCACCCGACCTGGGGTTAG
- the nth gene encoding endonuclease III produces the protein MTAQLGYHDISKIFARFAAAEPHPKGELAHVNDYTLLVAIALSAQSTDIGVNKATAALFAIADTPQKMLDLGEPALIEHIKSLGLFRQKAKNVIKLSRILVDDYGGAVPSSRAALQSLPGVGRKTANVLLNMVYAHPAQAVDTHIFRVGNRTGLAAGRDVVAVERAIEDNVPVQYQRHAHHWLILHGRYICKARKPACGACIIADLCHSEDKIL, from the coding sequence ATGACCGCGCAGCTTGGCTATCACGATATTTCAAAAATCTTTGCCCGTTTCGCGGCAGCCGAGCCGCACCCGAAGGGCGAGCTTGCGCATGTCAACGACTACACGCTGCTTGTCGCCATCGCGCTTTCGGCGCAATCCACCGATATTGGGGTGAACAAGGCCACGGCCGCGCTGTTCGCCATTGCCGACACGCCGCAAAAAATGCTCGATCTTGGAGAGCCGGCCCTGATCGAACATATCAAATCCCTCGGGCTGTTTCGCCAGAAGGCGAAGAATGTCATCAAGCTCAGCCGGATTTTGGTTGATGACTATGGCGGCGCGGTGCCAAGTTCGCGCGCGGCGCTGCAATCATTGCCGGGCGTGGGGCGCAAAACCGCCAATGTGTTGCTGAACATGGTCTATGCGCATCCCGCACAAGCGGTCGATACGCATATTTTTCGCGTGGGCAACCGCACCGGCCTAGCGGCAGGTCGCGATGTGGTTGCGGTGGAACGTGCAATAGAAGATAACGTGCCGGTGCAATATCAACGCCACGCGCATCACTGGCTCATTCTGCATGGGCGCTATATTTGCAAGGCGCGCAAACCCGCTTGCGGCGCCTGTATCATCGCCGATCTGTGCCATTCCGAGGATAAAATACTATGA
- a CDS encoding zinc-finger domain-containing protein: MTQDAPEIEEVTKTRIACDGGAGGHPRVWLSIPADKGYVECGYCDKRFVLKAGSGGHH; this comes from the coding sequence ATGACCCAAGACGCCCCCGAAATTGAAGAAGTCACCAAAACCCGCATTGCCTGTGATGGCGGCGCGGGTGGGCATCCGCGCGTTTGGCTGAGCATTCCGGCCGACAAGGGCTATGTCGAATGCGGCTATTGCGACAAGCGTTTCGTGCTGAAAGCCGGTAGCGGCGGGCATCACTGA
- the polA gene encoding DNA polymerase I: MAFGKGHHLHLIDGSAYIFRAYHALPPLTRASDGLPVGAVSGYCNMIYKLVEDAKGPDAPTHVAVIFDHSGTTFRNTIYDQYKAQRPPAPEDLKPQFALIRQATRAFNLPCIEMEGFEADDLIATYARQAREAGGRVTIVSSDKDLMQLVGGGIEMLDPMKNKRIGPDEVFEKFGVDPARVIDVQSLAGDSVDNIPGAPGIGIKTAALLIQEYGDLDSLLERAGEIKQPKRRETLIEKADQIRMSRKLVTLKQDVETVETLDDFDVKDPVPSEVLAFMAEMEFRTLAERMAAKLKVDPPTIAAKPGPDISASGSTPGNDAPADATPIVANRYETVADAEALQKWIDAAYRRGWVAFDTETTGLDEMVADLVGISLAVEPGEACYIPLTHREGEGDLLGASTMAEGQMPLKDALARLKPMLEDASILKIGQNIKYDLKIMARYGVDLAPIEDTMLMSYALHAGLHNHGMDALSERYLSHKPIAIKSLLGTGKSAKTFDQVPIAEATPYAAEDADITLRLWKTFKPRLASAGVTRVYETMERPLVPVLAQMERHGILVDRDHLSRMSNSFAQKMAQLEDEIHGLAGGRFNVASPKQLGEILFDQMGLAGGKKGKTDAYSTGADVLEDLAAEGHELPARVLDWRQMAKLKSTYTDALQTHINAETGRVHTSYSIAGANTGRLASTDPNLQNIPVRTEEGRRIREAFVAAPGNVLVSLDYSQIELRILAHIAEIDSLRQAFADGHDIHAMTASQMFNVPIEGMDPAIRRQAKAINFGVIYGISGFGLARNLRIPRAEAQAFIDTYFERFPGIREYMDSTVEFGKAHGYVQTLFGRKIHTPEIGAKGPQAGFAKRAAINAPIQGTAADIIRRAMIRMPEAIAKLPARMLLQVHDELLFEVEESAVDDTIAAARRVMEGANLPAVDLAVKMTVESGQGPNWAAAH, from the coding sequence ATGGCGTTTGGCAAGGGCCATCATCTGCATCTGATCGACGGCTCGGCCTATATTTTTCGTGCCTATCACGCCCTGCCCCCGCTGACCCGCGCCTCCGATGGTCTGCCGGTTGGCGCGGTATCGGGCTATTGCAACATGATCTACAAGCTGGTGGAAGACGCCAAGGGCCCCGATGCACCCACCCATGTGGCGGTGATATTCGACCATTCCGGCACGACATTCCGCAACACCATCTATGACCAATACAAGGCCCAGCGCCCGCCCGCGCCCGAAGACCTGAAGCCGCAATTCGCGCTCATCCGCCAGGCGACCCGCGCCTTCAACCTGCCCTGCATCGAAATGGAGGGGTTCGAGGCCGATGACCTGATCGCCACCTATGCCCGCCAGGCGCGCGAAGCCGGCGGGCGGGTAACGATTGTATCCTCGGATAAAGACCTGATGCAGCTTGTCGGTGGCGGCATTGAAATGCTCGACCCGATGAAGAACAAGCGCATCGGCCCCGATGAGGTTTTCGAGAAATTCGGTGTCGACCCGGCCCGCGTGATCGATGTGCAAAGCCTTGCGGGCGATAGCGTAGACAATATCCCCGGCGCGCCCGGTATCGGCATCAAAACCGCCGCTTTGCTTATTCAGGAATATGGCGATCTGGACAGCTTGCTGGAACGCGCGGGCGAGATCAAACAGCCAAAACGCCGCGAAACGCTGATCGAGAAGGCCGACCAGATCCGCATGAGCCGCAAATTGGTAACGCTGAAGCAGGATGTTGAAACCGTCGAAACGCTTGACGATTTTGACGTGAAAGACCCGGTGCCAAGCGAGGTTCTGGCCTTTATGGCGGAAATGGAGTTCCGCACTCTGGCCGAGCGCATGGCCGCCAAGCTCAAGGTTGACCCGCCGACCATTGCCGCCAAGCCCGGCCCCGACATTTCGGCCAGCGGCAGCACGCCCGGCAATGATGCACCCGCCGATGCCACGCCGATCGTGGCCAATCGCTACGAGACTGTGGCCGATGCCGAAGCCTTGCAAAAATGGATCGATGCCGCCTATCGCCGTGGCTGGGTGGCGTTTGATACCGAAACCACCGGGCTGGATGAAATGGTCGCCGATCTGGTGGGCATTTCACTGGCCGTCGAGCCGGGCGAGGCCTGCTATATTCCGCTAACCCATCGTGAGGGTGAGGGCGATCTGCTTGGCGCCTCGACAATGGCCGAAGGGCAAATGCCGCTGAAGGATGCGCTGGCCCGGCTCAAACCCATGCTGGAAGATGCGAGCATTCTGAAAATCGGCCAGAACATCAAGTATGACCTGAAGATCATGGCGCGCTATGGCGTTGATCTGGCCCCGATCGAGGATACGATGCTGATGTCCTATGCGCTTCATGCCGGGCTGCACAATCATGGCATGGATGCGCTCAGCGAGCGGTATCTGAGCCATAAGCCGATCGCGATCAAATCGCTGCTTGGCACGGGCAAATCGGCAAAAACCTTCGATCAGGTGCCCATAGCCGAGGCTACACCCTATGCGGCGGAAGATGCCGACATTACGCTGCGGCTGTGGAAAACCTTCAAACCACGGCTGGCAAGCGCCGGTGTGACCAGGGTTTATGAAACGATGGAACGCCCGCTTGTGCCTGTTCTGGCACAGATGGAGCGGCACGGGATCTTGGTGGATCGTGACCATCTCAGCCGTATGTCAAACAGTTTCGCGCAGAAAATGGCGCAGCTGGAGGACGAGATTCACGGGCTTGCCGGTGGCAGGTTCAATGTCGCCAGCCCCAAGCAGTTGGGCGAGATTCTGTTCGACCAGATGGGCCTTGCCGGTGGCAAGAAAGGCAAGACCGATGCCTATTCGACCGGCGCCGATGTGCTGGAAGACCTGGCCGCCGAGGGCCACGAGCTGCCCGCCCGCGTGCTGGACTGGCGGCAGATGGCCAAGCTGAAAAGCACCTATACCGACGCGCTGCAAACCCATATCAACGCCGAAACGGGGCGCGTTCATACCAGCTATTCCATTGCGGGCGCCAATACCGGGCGCCTGGCCTCGACCGACCCGAACCTGCAAAACATTCCCGTGCGCACTGAGGAAGGCCGCCGCATTCGCGAAGCCTTTGTCGCCGCCCCCGGCAATGTGCTGGTGAGTCTAGATTACAGCCAGATCGAGCTGCGGATTCTGGCGCATATCGCCGAGATTGACAGTTTGCGCCAGGCCTTTGCCGATGGTCACGACATTCACGCCATGACAGCCAGCCAGATGTTCAACGTGCCGATCGAGGGGATGGACCCGGCCATTCGCCGCCAGGCCAAGGCCATCAACTTTGGGGTTATCTACGGCATTTCCGGCTTTGGCCTTGCGCGCAATCTGCGCATTCCGCGCGCCGAGGCACAGGCCTTTATCGACACCTATTTCGAACGCTTCCCCGGCATTCGGGAATATATGGACAGCACGGTCGAATTCGGCAAGGCGCATGGCTATGTGCAAACGCTGTTCGGGCGCAAGATCCATACACCGGAAATCGGTGCCAAAGGCCCGCAGGCGGGCTTTGCCAAGCGCGCCGCCATCAACGCCCCCATTCAGGGCACGGCGGCCGATATCATCCGCCGCGCAATGATCCGGATGCCCGAAGCCATTGCCAAACTGCCCGCCAGAATGTTGCTACAGGTGCATGATGAACTGCTGTTCGAGGTGGAAGAAAGCGCCGTTGACGACACCATTGCCGCCGCGCGCCGCGTCATGGAAGGCGCAAACCTGCCGGCTGTTGATCTGGCGGTAAAAATGACCGTGGAGTCTGGCCAGGGGCCGAACTGGGCGGCGGCGCATTAG
- the radC gene encoding RadC family protein — MSRPHKPEFAEAPLPGFDMSAGAKPVAVPHFHDHRQRLRARFMAAGGAALADYELLELVLFRAIPRRDVKPLAKQLLAEFGDFNHVISAPPARLNQVQGVGDAVVQELKIVEAAAHRLGQARVLGQNALTSWAALMEYCKTTMAHRETEQFRILFLDRKNVLVADEPQAKGTVDHVPVYPREVVKRALELNASALILVHNHPSGDPSPSSADIAMTTQIRQAASALGIVLHDHVIIGKERDFSFRADGLLSA, encoded by the coding sequence ATGTCGCGCCCGCATAAACCCGAATTTGCCGAAGCGCCCCTGCCCGGCTTTGATATGTCGGCCGGTGCCAAACCGGTTGCCGTGCCGCATTTTCACGACCATCGCCAACGCTTGCGTGCGCGCTTCATGGCGGCGGGCGGGGCGGCTTTGGCCGATTACGAATTGCTGGAACTGGTGCTGTTTCGCGCCATCCCGCGCCGCGATGTCAAGCCGCTGGCCAAGCAGTTGCTGGCCGAGTTTGGCGATTTCAACCACGTTATCTCTGCCCCGCCCGCGCGGCTAAACCAGGTGCAGGGCGTGGGCGATGCGGTGGTGCAAGAGCTGAAGATTGTTGAAGCTGCCGCGCATCGGCTGGGGCAGGCGCGTGTGCTGGGGCAAAATGCGCTTACCAGTTGGGCCGCACTTATGGAGTATTGCAAAACCACTATGGCGCATCGCGAAACCGAGCAGTTTCGCATTCTGTTTCTTGACCGCAAGAACGTGCTGGTGGCCGATGAGCCGCAGGCCAAGGGCACGGTCGACCATGTGCCGGTTTACCCGCGCGAGGTGGTGAAACGCGCGCTGGAGCTGAATGCCAGCGCGCTGATATTGGTGCATAACCACCCGTCGGGCGACCCGAGCCCGTCATCGGCCGATATCGCGATGACCACGCAAATCCGGCAGGCGGCAAGCGCATTGGGCATTGTGCTGCATGATCATGTGATCATCGGCAAAGAGCGCGATTTCAGCTTTCGCGCCGATGGGTTGCTGAGCGCCTAG
- a CDS encoding adenosine kinase: MKKFQVIGIGNAMVDVLARVDDAFLVENGVEKGIMTLIDTARAAELYSHMGPAREVSGGSAANTIAGLAALGARTAYIGKVKDDQLGAIFAHDMRAQGAGYDTPLAPKTHAAETGRCMVMVSPDSERSMNTYLGVSEFLAPDDIDAAQMAEAEWLYLEGYRFDGPDSQAAFAKAIDACKGAGGKVSVTLSDPFCVNRHREAFRTLIHDHIDLLFCNEHELKALYETDDLDAAFVRARKDVPMLACTVGAKGAHATSGGQDYHDPATNAAVVDVTGAGDLFAAGFLYGVVSGRDPLTCLRMGNHAAGEVISHIGARPEADLKALFGAHGLL, translated from the coding sequence ATGAAGAAGTTTCAGGTCATTGGCATCGGCAATGCAATGGTCGATGTGTTGGCCCGCGTCGACGATGCGTTTCTGGTGGAAAACGGGGTTGAAAAGGGCATCATGACCCTGATCGACACCGCCCGCGCCGCCGAGCTTTACAGCCATATGGGCCCGGCGCGCGAGGTGTCGGGCGGGTCTGCGGCCAATACCATTGCCGGGCTGGCTGCACTTGGCGCGCGCACAGCCTATATAGGCAAGGTCAAGGATGACCAGCTTGGCGCGATTTTTGCCCATGACATGCGCGCACAGGGCGCGGGCTATGACACACCGCTGGCCCCGAAAACCCATGCGGCGGAAACAGGCCGCTGCATGGTCATGGTTTCGCCCGATAGCGAGCGTTCGATGAACACCTATCTGGGCGTGTCCGAATTTCTGGCCCCCGATGATATTGATGCAGCGCAGATGGCCGAGGCCGAATGGCTGTATCTGGAAGGCTATCGCTTTGACGGGCCCGACAGCCAGGCCGCTTTTGCCAAGGCGATTGATGCCTGCAAAGGGGCGGGCGGCAAGGTTTCGGTCACATTGTCCGACCCGTTTTGCGTGAACCGCCACCGCGAGGCGTTCCGCACACTGATCCATGACCATATCGACCTGCTGTTTTGCAACGAGCATGAGCTGAAAGCCCTGTATGAAACCGATGATCTGGACGCAGCTTTTGTGCGTGCGCGCAAGGATGTGCCCATGCTGGCCTGCACGGTTGGCGCAAAAGGCGCCCATGCCACGAGTGGCGGGCAGGACTACCACGACCCTGCCACCAATGCCGCCGTGGTCGATGTGACTGGCGCTGGCGATCTGTTTGCCGCCGGCTTTCTATATGGCGTGGTGTCGGGCCGCGACCCGCTGACATGCCTGCGCATGGGCAACCATGCGGCCGGCGAGGTGATCAGCCATATCGGCGCGCGGCCCGAGGCGGATCTGAAGGCGCTGTTTGGCGCGCATGGTTTACTTTAG
- a CDS encoding competence/damage-inducible protein A has translation MTNPTAAILLIGDEILSGRTQDSNGNYLAKALFARGIDLREIRVVGDVAETIISTLNALRDACDHVFTSGGIGPTHDDITADAVAAAFAVPLRERDDALAALAKNYAGGMDDLTPARRRMARVPEGARLIHNPVSGAPGFSIGNVHVMAGVPAVFCAMVDGLLPGLASGVPLLAESLRIALPESQIATPLAAIAAAFPDLSFGSYPFIRDGRFGADIVVRGVDKAQISAALARLREITA, from the coding sequence ATGACCAACCCGACTGCGGCGATTTTGCTGATTGGCGATGAAATCCTGTCGGGCCGCACGCAAGACAGCAATGGCAATTATCTGGCCAAGGCGCTGTTTGCGCGCGGGATCGACCTGCGTGAAATCCGCGTGGTGGGCGATGTGGCCGAGACGATCATTTCCACGCTGAACGCGCTGCGCGACGCTTGCGACCATGTGTTCACCTCGGGCGGGATCGGCCCCACGCATGACGATATTACCGCCGACGCAGTTGCGGCGGCTTTTGCTGTGCCCTTGCGCGAGCGTGACGATGCGCTGGCGGCATTGGCAAAGAACTATGCTGGCGGCATGGATGATCTGACCCCAGCGCGCCGCCGCATGGCACGGGTGCCCGAAGGGGCGCGGCTTATCCATAACCCGGTTTCCGGCGCGCCGGGGTTCAGCATTGGCAATGTGCATGTCATGGCGGGGGTGCCTGCGGTGTTTTGTGCGATGGTCGATGGCCTGTTGCCCGGCCTTGCCAGCGGTGTGCCATTGCTGGCCGAAAGCCTGCGCATCGCCCTGCCCGAAAGCCAGATCGCCACGCCCTTGGCCGCGATTGCGGCGGCCTTCCCAGACCTCAGCTTCGGGTCTTATCCCTTTATTCGTGACGGGCGTTTCGGGGCCGATATTGTGGTGCGCGGGGTGGACAAGGCGCAAATTTCCGCCGCGCTGGCGCGGTTGCGCGAAATCACCGCTTAG
- a CDS encoding bifunctional helix-turn-helix domain-containing protein/methylated-DNA--[protein]-cysteine S-methyltransferase gives MHSETPNETHYHYGLIGRAIAYIDSAVEAQPNLDDVARAVGLSPAHFQRLFSQWVGVSPKRYQQYLTLGHARSLLANRFSVLETTLSTGLSSPGRLHDLFVRWEAMSPGEYAAGGAGLHINWGWFDSPFGPLLAMGTARGICGLAFGAEIGAAAAEADLRARWPRAAFHHNPEALRAWVASALGQSGACNLVMIGSPLQIKVWEALLAIPSGHVTSYSEIARAIGSPRAARAVGTAVGRNPVSWLIPCHRALRKSGELGGYHWGLPVKRALLAWESARLEAR, from the coding sequence ATGCACAGTGAAACCCCAAACGAAACACACTATCACTATGGGCTGATTGGCCGCGCGATTGCCTATATCGACAGCGCGGTTGAAGCGCAGCCAAACCTGGATGATGTTGCCCGCGCCGTGGGGCTGAGCCCGGCGCATTTCCAGCGGCTGTTCAGTCAATGGGTTGGGGTCAGCCCCAAGCGGTATCAGCAATATCTAACGCTCGGCCATGCGCGCAGCCTGCTGGCCAACCGGTTCTCGGTGCTGGAAACCACGCTGTCAACCGGCCTGTCAAGCCCCGGCCGCCTGCATGACCTGTTCGTGCGCTGGGAAGCGATGAGCCCCGGTGAATATGCCGCTGGCGGCGCGGGGCTGCACATCAACTGGGGATGGTTTGACTCGCCCTTCGGCCCGCTTCTGGCTATGGGCACGGCGCGCGGTATTTGCGGGCTGGCCTTTGGTGCGGAAATTGGTGCCGCCGCAGCCGAGGCAGATTTGCGCGCACGCTGGCCGCGCGCGGCTTTTCACCATAACCCCGAAGCGCTGCGCGCCTGGGTGGCGTCGGCTTTGGGCCAAAGCGGTGCCTGCAATCTGGTCATGATCGGCTCGCCGCTGCAAATCAAGGTCTGGGAGGCGCTGCTCGCCATCCCATCGGGCCATGTCACCAGCTATTCGGAAATCGCCCGCGCCATTGGCAGCCCCCGTGCAGCCCGCGCCGTGGGCACGGCGGTGGGGCGCAACCCGGTGTCATGGCTCATTCCCTGCCATCGCGCCTTGCGAAAATCCGGCGAACTGGGCGGCTACCACTGGGGATTGCCGGTGAAACGAGCGCTTTTGGCATGGGAATCGGCGCGGCTGGAGGCGCGATGA